A stretch of Equus caballus isolate H_3958 breed thoroughbred chromosome 11, TB-T2T, whole genome shotgun sequence DNA encodes these proteins:
- the TRPV1 gene encoding transient receptor potential cation channel subfamily V member 1 isoform X5: MKKWGSSDSGDSEDLPQEDSCPDPQDGDPDFRPPPAKPPIFPVTKSHSQLFGKCGLVEASSTDCSYEEGHPASCPAITVSPVVIIQRPGDGPICTRQPSQDSVTSGAQKDLYDRRKIFEAVAQNNCEELENLLFFLQKSKKHLMDSEFKDPETGKTCLLKAMLNLHDGQNDTIPLLLEIARQTDSLKELVNASYTDSYYKGQTALHIAIERRNMTLVTLLVENGADVQAAANGDFFKKTKGRPGFYFGELPLSLAACTNQLGIVKFLLQNSWQPADISARDSVGNSVLHALVEVADNTADNTKFVTSMYNEILILGAKLHPTLKLEELTNKKGLTPLALAAGSGKIGVLAYILQREIRDPECRHLSRKFTEWAYGPVHSSLYDLSCIDTWEKNSVLENRQDMLLVEPLNRLLQDKWDRFVKRIFYFNFFVYCLYMIIFTTVAYYRPVDGLPPFKLNTVGDYFRVTGEILSVSGGVYFFFRGIQYFLQRRPSLKTLFVDSYSEMLFFVQSLFMLGTVVLYFCHCKEYVASMVFSLAMGWTNMLYYTRGFQQMGIYAVMIEKMILRDLCRFMFVYLVFLFGFSTEKENPDHALRSLLKALSSPSVWSSSSNVSLSFVTLAFSMIKASLCSVSPFGSVRCSLVIRFRCASSVRISRRERVSSSVRCIRSLTLTVPFLVRLTLIAWFW; encoded by the exons ATGAAGAAATGGGGGAGCTCAGACTCAGGGGATTCTGAGGACCTGCCCCAAGAGGACTCCTGCCCAGACCCCCAAGATGGAGACCCTGACTTCAGGCCACCTCCAGCCAAACCCCCCATCTTCCCTGTGACCAAGAGCCACagtcagctctttgggaagtgtgGCTTGGTGGAAGCATCCTCCACAGACTGCTCTTACGAGGAAGGCCACCCGGCCTCTTGCCCGGCCATCACTGTCAGCCCTGTTGTCATCATCCAGAGGCCTGGGGATGGCCCCATCTGTACCAG GCAGCCGTCCCAGGACTCTGTCACTTCTGGCGCCCAGAAGGACCTCTATGATCGCAGGAAGATCTTTGAAGCTGTCGCTCAGAATAACTGCGAGGAGCTGGAGAACCTGCTGTTCTTCCTGCAGAAGAGCAAAAAGCACCTCATGGACAGCGAGTTCAAAG ACCCCGAGACAGGGAAGACCTGTCTGCTGAAAGCCATGCTCAACCTGCATGATGGGCAGAATGACACCATCCCCCTGCTCCTGGAGATTGCCCGGCAGACAGACAGCCTGAAGGAGTTAGTCAATGCCAGCTACACGGACAGCTACTACAAGG GCCAGACGGCGCTGCACATTGCCATTGAGAGGCGAAACATGACACTGGTGACCCTCCTGGTGGAGAATGGGGCAGACGTCCAGGCTGCAGCCAATGGGGACTTCTTTAAGAAAACCAAAGGGCGGCCTGGCTTCTATTTTG GTGAGCTGCCCCTCTCCCTCGCCGCGTGCACCAACCAGCTGGGCATTGTGAAGTTCCTGCTGCAGAACTCCTGGCAGCCAGCAGACATCAGTGCCAGGGACTCGGTGGGCAACTCGGTGCTGCATGCACTAGTGGAGGTGGCTGACAACACCGCCGACAACACCAAGTTTGTGACGAGCATGTACAACGAGATTCTGATCCTGGGGGCCAAGCTCCATCCTACACTGAAGCTGGAGGAGCTCACCAACAAGAAGGGGCTGACTCCGCTGGCTCTGGCTGCTGGGAGCGGGAAGATCGGG GTCTTGGCCTACATTCTCCAGAGGGAGATCCGGGATCCCGAGTGCAGGCACCTGTCCAGGAAGTTCACCGAGTGGGCCTACGGGCCTGTGCACTCCTCGCTCTACGACCTGTCCTGCATTGACACTTGGGAGAAGAACTCAGTGCTCGAG AATCGCCAGGACATGCTCTTGGTGGAGCCGCTGAACCGACTCCTGCAGGACAAGTGGGACAGATTCGTCAAGCGCATCTTCTACTTCAACTTCTTCGTCTACTGCTTGTATATGATCATCTTCACCACGGTCGCCTACTACAGGCCTGTGGACGGCTTG CCTCCCTTTAAATTGAACACCGTTGGGGACTATTTCCGAGTTACTGGAGAGATTCTTTCTGTATCAGGGGGAGTCTACTTTTTTTTCCGAGGG ATTCAGTATTTCCTGCAGAGGCGGCCGTCCCTGAAGACCTTGTTTGTGGACAGCTACAGTGAGATGCTCTT CTTTGTGCAGTCGCTGTTCATGCTGGGGACCGTGGTGCTATACTTCTGCCACTGCAAGGAGTACGTGGCCTCCATGGTGTTCTCCCTGGCCATGGGCTGGACCAACATGCTCTACTATACCCGTGGCTTCCAGCAGATGGGCATCTATGCCGTCATGATCGAGAAG ATGATCCTGAGAGACCTGTGTCGCTTCATGTTTGTCTACCTCGTTTTCCTGTTCGGGTTTTCCACAG agaaggaaaatccAGACCATGCATTACGTTCATTGCTCaaggctctctcctctccttcggTCTGGAGCAGTTCCTCAAATGTTTCCTTGTCCTTTGTGACCTTGGCATTTTCAATGATAAAGGCCAGTCTGTGCAGTGTCTCTCCATTTGGGTCTGTCCGATGTTCCCTCGTGATTAGATTCAGGTGTGCATCTTCGGTAAGAATATCAAGGAGGGAACGTGTGTCTTCCTCAGTGCGCTGTATCAGGAGTCTCACACTGACCGTCCCATTTCTGGTGAGGTTAACTTTGATTGCTTGGTTTTGGTGA
- the TRPV1 gene encoding transient receptor potential cation channel subfamily V member 1 isoform X4: protein MKKWGSSDSGDSEDLPQEDSCPDPQDGDPDFRPPPAKPPIFPVTKSHSQLFGKCGLVEASSTDCSYEEGHPASCPAITVSPVVIIQRPGDGPICTRQPSQDSVTSGAQKDLYDRRKIFEAVAQNNCEELENLLFFLQKSKKHLMDSEFKDPETGKTCLLKAMLNLHDGQNDTIPLLLEIARQTDSLKELVNASYTDSYYKGQTALHIAIERRNMTLVTLLVENGADVQAAANGDFFKKTKGRPGFYFGELPLSLAACTNQLGIVKFLLQNSWQPADISARDSVGNSVLHALVEVADNTADNTKFVTSMYNEILILGAKLHPTLKLEELTNKKGLTPLALAAGSGKIGVLAYILQREIRDPECRHLSRKFTEWAYGPVHSSLYDLSCIDTWEKNSVLEVIAYSSSETPNRQDMLLVEPLNRLLQDKWDRFVKRIFYFNFFVYCLYMIIFTTVAYYRPVDGLPPFKLNTVGDYFRVTGEILSVSGGVYFFFRGIQYFLQRRPSLKTLFVDSYSEMLFFVQSLFMLGTVVLYFCHCKEYVASMVFSLAMGWTNMLYYTRGFQQMGIYAVMIEKMILRDLCRFMFVYLVFLFGFSTEKENPDHALRSLLKALSSPSVWSSSSNVSLSFVTLAFSMIKASLCSVSPFGSVRCSLVIRFRCASSVRISRRERVSSSVRCIRSLTLTVPFLVRLTLIAWFW from the exons ATGAAGAAATGGGGGAGCTCAGACTCAGGGGATTCTGAGGACCTGCCCCAAGAGGACTCCTGCCCAGACCCCCAAGATGGAGACCCTGACTTCAGGCCACCTCCAGCCAAACCCCCCATCTTCCCTGTGACCAAGAGCCACagtcagctctttgggaagtgtgGCTTGGTGGAAGCATCCTCCACAGACTGCTCTTACGAGGAAGGCCACCCGGCCTCTTGCCCGGCCATCACTGTCAGCCCTGTTGTCATCATCCAGAGGCCTGGGGATGGCCCCATCTGTACCAG GCAGCCGTCCCAGGACTCTGTCACTTCTGGCGCCCAGAAGGACCTCTATGATCGCAGGAAGATCTTTGAAGCTGTCGCTCAGAATAACTGCGAGGAGCTGGAGAACCTGCTGTTCTTCCTGCAGAAGAGCAAAAAGCACCTCATGGACAGCGAGTTCAAAG ACCCCGAGACAGGGAAGACCTGTCTGCTGAAAGCCATGCTCAACCTGCATGATGGGCAGAATGACACCATCCCCCTGCTCCTGGAGATTGCCCGGCAGACAGACAGCCTGAAGGAGTTAGTCAATGCCAGCTACACGGACAGCTACTACAAGG GCCAGACGGCGCTGCACATTGCCATTGAGAGGCGAAACATGACACTGGTGACCCTCCTGGTGGAGAATGGGGCAGACGTCCAGGCTGCAGCCAATGGGGACTTCTTTAAGAAAACCAAAGGGCGGCCTGGCTTCTATTTTG GTGAGCTGCCCCTCTCCCTCGCCGCGTGCACCAACCAGCTGGGCATTGTGAAGTTCCTGCTGCAGAACTCCTGGCAGCCAGCAGACATCAGTGCCAGGGACTCGGTGGGCAACTCGGTGCTGCATGCACTAGTGGAGGTGGCTGACAACACCGCCGACAACACCAAGTTTGTGACGAGCATGTACAACGAGATTCTGATCCTGGGGGCCAAGCTCCATCCTACACTGAAGCTGGAGGAGCTCACCAACAAGAAGGGGCTGACTCCGCTGGCTCTGGCTGCTGGGAGCGGGAAGATCGGG GTCTTGGCCTACATTCTCCAGAGGGAGATCCGGGATCCCGAGTGCAGGCACCTGTCCAGGAAGTTCACCGAGTGGGCCTACGGGCCTGTGCACTCCTCGCTCTACGACCTGTCCTGCATTGACACTTGGGAGAAGAACTCAGTGCTCGAGGTGATCGCCTACAGCAGCAGCGAGACCCCC AATCGCCAGGACATGCTCTTGGTGGAGCCGCTGAACCGACTCCTGCAGGACAAGTGGGACAGATTCGTCAAGCGCATCTTCTACTTCAACTTCTTCGTCTACTGCTTGTATATGATCATCTTCACCACGGTCGCCTACTACAGGCCTGTGGACGGCTTG CCTCCCTTTAAATTGAACACCGTTGGGGACTATTTCCGAGTTACTGGAGAGATTCTTTCTGTATCAGGGGGAGTCTACTTTTTTTTCCGAGGG ATTCAGTATTTCCTGCAGAGGCGGCCGTCCCTGAAGACCTTGTTTGTGGACAGCTACAGTGAGATGCTCTT CTTTGTGCAGTCGCTGTTCATGCTGGGGACCGTGGTGCTATACTTCTGCCACTGCAAGGAGTACGTGGCCTCCATGGTGTTCTCCCTGGCCATGGGCTGGACCAACATGCTCTACTATACCCGTGGCTTCCAGCAGATGGGCATCTATGCCGTCATGATCGAGAAG ATGATCCTGAGAGACCTGTGTCGCTTCATGTTTGTCTACCTCGTTTTCCTGTTCGGGTTTTCCACAG agaaggaaaatccAGACCATGCATTACGTTCATTGCTCaaggctctctcctctccttcggTCTGGAGCAGTTCCTCAAATGTTTCCTTGTCCTTTGTGACCTTGGCATTTTCAATGATAAAGGCCAGTCTGTGCAGTGTCTCTCCATTTGGGTCTGTCCGATGTTCCCTCGTGATTAGATTCAGGTGTGCATCTTCGGTAAGAATATCAAGGAGGGAACGTGTGTCTTCCTCAGTGCGCTGTATCAGGAGTCTCACACTGACCGTCCCATTTCTGGTGAGGTTAACTTTGATTGCTTGGTTTTGGTGA